A DNA window from Sphingopyxis macrogoltabida contains the following coding sequences:
- a CDS encoding DUF1810 domain-containing protein, producing MTKEDGLDRFVEAQDQIYARALGEIRRGHKSSHWMWFIFPQLTGLGRSAMAKLYGLGGADEARVYLAHPHLGARYVECVEALQDLSASDPVAVFGEVDATKLRSSLTLFEAVSGRPLFAAALMRWFGGERDARTLAMLTDAGDMMPERLS from the coding sequence ATGACGAAGGAAGACGGGCTCGACCGGTTCGTAGAGGCGCAGGATCAAATCTATGCGCGAGCGCTCGGCGAGATTCGCCGGGGCCATAAGAGTTCGCACTGGATGTGGTTCATTTTCCCGCAGCTTACGGGTCTCGGCCGGAGCGCGATGGCGAAGCTTTACGGTCTTGGCGGGGCCGATGAGGCGCGGGTCTATCTCGCGCACCCGCATCTCGGCGCGCGCTATGTCGAATGCGTCGAGGCGCTTCAGGACCTGTCCGCGAGCGATCCGGTGGCCGTCTTTGGCGAGGTGGATGCGACGAAGCTGCGCTCTTCGCTGACCCTGTTCGAGGCGGTGAGCGGACGTCCGTTGTTCGCGGCCGCGCTCATGCGCTGGTTCGGCGGCGAGCGCGATGCGCGCACATTGGCCATGCTGACCGACGCCGGCGACATGATGCCGGAGCGGCTTTCCTAG
- a CDS encoding alpha-ketoglutarate-dependent dioxygenase AlkB has translation MPLRDRAAAFARLAPSELEQVLLIQYGLGAGIGWHKDRPVFEHVIGVSLGAPALMRFRLRRGDRFERAEAPLAPRAIYHMAGEAREEWEHSIAPMPAPRWSITFRSLR, from the coding sequence TTGCCGCTTAGGGATCGCGCGGCAGCCTTCGCGAGGCTCGCGCCCTCCGAGCTCGAACAGGTCTTGCTCATTCAATATGGGCTTGGCGCGGGCATCGGCTGGCACAAGGACCGCCCGGTGTTCGAACATGTCATCGGCGTCTCGCTGGGCGCTCCGGCGCTGATGCGCTTTCGCCTTCGGCGCGGCGACAGGTTCGAGCGCGCCGAGGCACCGCTCGCCCCGCGCGCCATTTATCATATGGCGGGCGAAGCGCGCGAGGAGTGGGAGCACAGCATCGCGCCGATGCCCGCTCCGCGCTGGTCGATCACATTTCGTAGCCTTCGGTGA
- a CDS encoding HU family DNA-binding protein: MNHAELSDSVATALGLSKADAKKAVDAVFAAITDAAAKGDEVSVNGFGKFKVKESAAREGRNPSTGETIQISASKKLTFGAAKAVKDRLNG, encoded by the coding sequence ATGAACCACGCCGAACTGTCGGACAGCGTCGCAACCGCACTTGGTCTGAGCAAGGCCGATGCGAAGAAGGCTGTCGATGCCGTTTTCGCCGCGATCACCGACGCCGCCGCCAAGGGCGACGAAGTCTCGGTGAACGGCTTCGGCAAGTTCAAGGTCAAGGAATCGGCCGCGCGTGAAGGCCGCAATCCCTCGACCGGCGAAACCATCCAGATTTCGGCTTCGAAGAAGCTGACCTTCGGCGCCGCGAAGGCCGTCAAGGATCGTCTGAACGGCTAA
- a CDS encoding error-prone DNA polymerase produces the protein MTTPATSYVELYTSSHFSFLRGASSPEELFAAAASQGHSALGLCDRGSVAGMVRGLSGQEATGVRLIAGTRVDLRDGRSILLYPTDRAAWSRLTRLLSLGKIRGGKGNCWLDWPDVASSAEGLVAILVPGEADERARLDLAELQGAFGARAHLALALRRRPGDFARLRALNALAQELGVRSVALGDILYHAPERRLLQDVLTAIREKTTVDELGFKRERFMDRALKSPAEMGRRFALFPDAIAATADIAALCRFDLGEIRYQYPYEQVMEGRTAQEALAALTEEGANRMFPGGVPPAYRQQIDHELRLIGELGYAPYFLTVNSIVAESRRRGILCQGRGSAANSCVCFLLGVTSIDPIKHELLFERFVSGERKEPPDIDVDFEHERREEIIQWIYETYGRQRSALTAVVTRYRTRGAVAEVGKALGLPRDLTKMLTGLVWGWSVDGIPEERIAELNLNAGDYRLRLTLDLARQLIGTPRHLSQHPGGFVLTEERLDDLVPIEPARMEDRQIIEWDKDDIDVLKFMKVDVLGLGMLGCMNRAFNLLREHKGVDIGMADLQDDDPAVFGMIQKADTLGVFQIESRAQMSMLPRIKPKCFYDLVIEVAIVRPGPIQGDMVHPYLRRREGKEKPEYPKPELRAVLEKTLGVPLFQEQAMKVAIVGAGFTPAEADQLRRAMATFKLTGGVSHFYDKLVNGMVERGYPKDFAERTFKQIEGFGSYGFPESHAASFAKIAYASCWMKHHHPDVFCAALLNAQPMGFHAPAQIVRDAQKHGVEVRPVSINDSHWDCTLERSGGRTLAVRLGFRQVRSLANIHGAAIVGARGDVPYDCVEDVWRRAGVPRAAIERIAEADGFACLAEDRRQGLWKVRGLGEAPLPLFAAADAREASFSPEGLEPPTALRPMTEGREVVEDYRTLQLSLRAHPLSFLRDELDAMGIVRCADLANIRDGRNIEVAGVILVRQRPGSAKGVLFITIEDETGVANGILWPDRFDIYRRQVMSASMIAMRGRVQKEGEIIHIICDRITDHDAMLRQVGRSSLSIAPGRGDGARNGGGPDSREPALRVRSHDFH, from the coding sequence ATGACGACCCCGGCCACAAGCTACGTCGAACTCTACACCTCGAGCCATTTCTCCTTTCTGCGGGGGGCCTCTTCGCCCGAGGAATTGTTCGCGGCCGCCGCTTCCCAAGGCCATTCGGCCCTCGGGCTGTGCGACCGCGGCAGCGTCGCCGGCATGGTGCGCGGTCTATCGGGACAGGAGGCGACTGGCGTCCGGCTGATCGCCGGGACGCGCGTTGACCTGCGCGATGGCCGCTCGATCCTTCTCTATCCGACGGACCGCGCGGCATGGTCGCGCCTGACCCGGCTGCTCTCCTTGGGCAAGATTCGTGGCGGCAAGGGCAATTGCTGGCTCGACTGGCCCGACGTCGCGTCCTCGGCCGAGGGCCTCGTCGCGATCCTCGTGCCCGGTGAAGCCGACGAGCGGGCGCGGCTCGATCTCGCCGAGCTGCAGGGCGCCTTCGGCGCGCGCGCCCATCTCGCGCTGGCGCTGCGGCGGCGCCCCGGTGACTTCGCGCGGCTTCGTGCGCTCAACGCGCTCGCGCAGGAGCTCGGGGTGCGGAGCGTCGCGCTCGGCGACATCCTCTACCATGCGCCCGAGCGCCGGCTGCTGCAGGACGTGCTGACCGCGATCCGCGAGAAGACAACGGTCGACGAGCTGGGCTTCAAGCGTGAGCGTTTCATGGACCGCGCCTTGAAGTCGCCCGCCGAAATGGGACGGCGCTTCGCGCTCTTTCCCGACGCGATCGCGGCGACAGCCGACATCGCGGCCCTATGCCGGTTCGACCTTGGCGAGATCCGCTACCAATATCCCTATGAGCAGGTGATGGAGGGCCGCACCGCGCAAGAGGCGCTCGCGGCGCTCACCGAGGAAGGTGCGAACCGGATGTTTCCGGGCGGCGTGCCGCCCGCATACCGGCAACAGATCGATCATGAGCTGCGCCTGATCGGCGAGCTCGGCTATGCGCCCTATTTCCTGACCGTCAATTCGATCGTCGCCGAGAGCCGGCGCCGCGGCATATTGTGCCAGGGGCGAGGGTCGGCCGCGAACAGCTGCGTCTGCTTCCTGCTCGGCGTCACCTCGATCGACCCGATCAAGCACGAGCTGCTCTTCGAGCGCTTCGTGTCGGGCGAACGCAAGGAGCCGCCCGATATCGATGTCGACTTCGAACATGAACGGCGCGAGGAAATCATCCAGTGGATCTATGAGACCTACGGGCGGCAGCGCTCCGCGCTGACCGCCGTGGTCACGCGATACCGAACCCGCGGTGCGGTCGCCGAGGTGGGGAAGGCGCTCGGTCTGCCGCGCGACCTCACCAAGATGCTCACCGGCCTCGTCTGGGGCTGGTCGGTCGATGGCATCCCCGAGGAGCGCATTGCGGAGCTGAACCTCAACGCCGGCGATTACCGACTGCGCCTGACGCTCGATCTCGCGCGCCAGCTCATCGGGACGCCGCGGCACCTCTCGCAGCATCCCGGCGGGTTCGTGCTGACCGAGGAGCGTCTGGACGATCTTGTGCCGATCGAGCCCGCGCGGATGGAGGACCGGCAGATCATCGAGTGGGACAAGGACGATATCGACGTCCTCAAATTCATGAAGGTCGATGTTCTCGGCCTCGGCATGCTCGGCTGCATGAACCGCGCGTTCAACCTGCTGCGCGAGCATAAGGGTGTCGATATCGGCATGGCCGACCTGCAGGACGACGATCCCGCGGTCTTCGGCATGATTCAGAAGGCAGATACGCTGGGCGTCTTCCAGATCGAAAGCCGGGCACAGATGTCGATGCTGCCGCGGATCAAGCCCAAATGCTTCTACGATCTCGTGATCGAGGTCGCGATCGTGCGGCCCGGTCCGATCCAGGGCGACATGGTCCATCCCTATCTGCGCCGCCGCGAGGGCAAGGAAAAGCCCGAATATCCGAAGCCCGAGCTGCGCGCCGTGCTCGAGAAGACATTGGGCGTGCCGCTGTTCCAGGAACAGGCGATGAAGGTCGCGATCGTCGGGGCGGGGTTTACACCCGCCGAGGCGGACCAGCTCCGCCGCGCGATGGCGACATTCAAGCTGACGGGCGGCGTCAGTCACTTCTACGACAAGCTGGTAAATGGGATGGTCGAGCGTGGCTATCCCAAGGATTTCGCCGAGCGGACCTTCAAGCAGATCGAGGGCTTCGGGAGCTACGGCTTTCCCGAAAGTCACGCCGCGAGCTTTGCGAAGATCGCCTATGCGTCGTGCTGGATGAAGCATCATCATCCCGATGTATTCTGCGCGGCCTTGCTCAACGCCCAGCCGATGGGTTTCCACGCGCCCGCGCAGATCGTGCGCGATGCGCAAAAACATGGCGTCGAAGTGCGTCCGGTCTCGATCAACGACAGCCATTGGGACTGCACGCTGGAAAGGAGCGGCGGGCGCACTCTCGCGGTACGCCTCGGTTTCCGCCAGGTTCGATCGCTCGCGAACATCCATGGCGCCGCGATCGTCGGGGCGCGGGGCGATGTGCCCTATGATTGTGTCGAGGATGTTTGGCGCCGCGCCGGCGTGCCGCGCGCCGCGATCGAAAGGATCGCCGAGGCGGATGGATTCGCCTGCCTTGCTGAGGACCGGCGGCAGGGGCTGTGGAAGGTCCGCGGCCTTGGCGAGGCGCCGCTACCGCTCTTCGCGGCCGCCGACGCCCGCGAGGCGAGCTTCTCGCCCGAAGGGCTCGAACCGCCGACCGCGCTTCGGCCGATGACCGAAGGACGCGAGGTGGTGGAGGATTATCGCACGCTACAGCTGAGTTTGCGTGCGCATCCCCTGAGTTTCCTGCGCGACGAACTGGACGCGATGGGGATCGTCCGCTGCGCGGATCTTGCGAATATCCGAGATGGCAGAAACATCGAGGTCGCGGGGGTGATCCTCGTGCGGCAACGCCCGGGCTCGGCCAAGGGCGTCCTCTTCATCACTATCGAGGATGAGACCGGCGTCGCCAACGGCATCCTCTGGCCCGATCGCTTCGACATCTATCGGCGCCAGGTCATGTCGGCCTCGATGATCGCGATGCGCGGCCGCGTTCAGAAGGAAGGCGAGATCATCCACATCATCTGCGACCGGATAACCGATCATGACGCGATGCTGCGGCAGGTCGGGCGCAGCTCGCTTTCCATTGCGCCGGGACGCGGGGATGGGGCGCGGAACGGGGGCGGGCCCGATAGCCGTGAGCCTGCGCTGCGCGTCCGGAGCCATGACTTTCACTGA
- a CDS encoding nuclear transport factor 2 family protein, protein MQDYETLILAEAALGKAMLGGDIAALDDLLDDDVRFTDQSGRRLSKDDDLAGHRSGLLRIETLEPVGAPDIRICGDYALVWVTVDLAGFYKDEAFFGRFAYSRIWRQKSGQWRVVLAHCSAIPDDG, encoded by the coding sequence TTGCAGGACTATGAAACCCTGATCCTGGCAGAAGCTGCGCTCGGCAAAGCGATGCTCGGCGGCGATATCGCGGCACTGGATGATCTTCTCGACGATGATGTCCGGTTCACCGACCAATCAGGTCGGCGTCTCTCGAAGGACGACGATCTGGCTGGCCACCGGTCAGGGCTTCTGCGGATCGAGACGCTGGAGCCCGTGGGCGCACCCGACATCCGGATTTGCGGCGATTACGCATTGGTTTGGGTGACGGTCGATCTCGCCGGTTTCTACAAGGACGAGGCCTTCTTCGGACGCTTCGCTTACTCGCGCATATGGCGCCAAAAAAGCGGCCAGTGGCGCGTCGTCCTTGCCCATTGCTCGGCAATCCCCGACGACGGCTGA
- a CDS encoding DUF736 domain-containing protein: protein MATIANLTVKADGSFEGTLTTLLVTAPIAIVPNGRKVKDNEPDFRVIARKNGYEVGAGWTRTSQSNGTEYVSVTLSAPEFGTIYANIANAPGDDPMKKVLIWNPPS from the coding sequence ATGGCCACCATCGCAAATCTCACCGTCAAGGCCGACGGCAGCTTCGAAGGCACGCTGACGACCCTTCTGGTCACCGCGCCGATCGCGATCGTCCCGAACGGCCGCAAGGTGAAGGACAATGAGCCCGACTTCCGCGTGATCGCGCGCAAGAACGGCTATGAGGTCGGCGCCGGCTGGACCCGCACGTCGCAATCGAACGGCACCGAATATGTCTCGGTCACCCTCTCGGCCCCCGAATTCGGCACGATCTACGCGAACATCGCGAACGCCCCCGGCGACGACCCGATGAAGAAGGTGCTTATCTGGAATCCGCCGAGCTGA
- a CDS encoding ImuA family protein, with amino-acid sequence MSMMPVSSLRPRADELAALREAVARVAVSRGPVLPFGVGPLDHLLAGGGLDGAGLHEVAGASASWSDDAAATLFAAGIAARFAAAPGVSALWALTRFDLYAPGLEQAGLGPDRVLYAQGRTDKELLAMCEDALRDGSLACVIAEVKAADQTATRRLQLAASEGNTPMLLYRRYRRYGQCPLGDPSLAMTRWRIGTLPSGRLASPGVGRGRGRWSVELVRQRGGPPFSLELEACDDQGRLALPAAARDRAIAAGGAARHAA; translated from the coding sequence ATGAGCATGATGCCCGTTTCTTCGCTCCGGCCGCGTGCCGACGAGCTTGCCGCGCTTCGCGAAGCGGTCGCGCGCGTCGCCGTGTCGCGCGGTCCCGTGCTGCCGTTCGGCGTCGGCCCGCTCGATCATCTGCTCGCCGGGGGCGGTCTCGACGGCGCTGGCCTTCATGAGGTCGCGGGCGCGTCGGCGAGCTGGAGCGACGATGCCGCCGCGACGCTGTTTGCCGCCGGGATTGCCGCACGCTTCGCGGCCGCCCCTGGCGTCTCGGCGCTTTGGGCGCTGACGCGCTTCGATCTCTATGCCCCCGGACTGGAGCAGGCCGGGCTGGGCCCCGATCGTGTCCTCTACGCGCAGGGCAGGACTGACAAGGAATTGCTCGCAATGTGCGAGGACGCGCTGCGCGACGGCTCGCTCGCCTGCGTCATAGCCGAGGTAAAGGCGGCGGACCAGACGGCGACGCGGCGGCTGCAGCTCGCGGCATCCGAGGGCAACACGCCCATGCTGCTCTACCGTCGCTATCGGCGCTACGGCCAATGTCCGCTCGGCGATCCATCGCTCGCAATGACGCGCTGGCGCATTGGAACATTGCCATCCGGGCGTCTCGCATCACCGGGCGTCGGGCGCGGGCGCGGGCGCTGGTCGGTCGAGCTCGTTCGCCAGCGCGGCGGACCGCCTTTCTCCCTCGAACTGGAGGCGTGCGATGATCAGGGTCGCCTCGCTCTTCCTGCCGCAGCTCGCGATCGAGCGATTGCGGCGGGCGGGGCGGCAAGACACGCCGCCTGA
- a CDS encoding SOS response-associated peptidase family protein — MCNDYRLEVDIASIAEDFDGLEINIDMPEGAPNVPAREDVRITDTAPIVKSSDGAASGSLVNRRWSWPGQGGKPVYNVRSERRDLGMQRCLVLCDGFYEFTDPTDPAQKRLDKWLFTMKDHRWFCMAGVWRDSHVGEAFSLLTMDAGPDVAPYHHRQIVPLARDQWAAWLDPRVPADEILKWLPEGSLDVSQVYGKPPAQGALAL; from the coding sequence ATGTGCAATGATTACAGGCTCGAGGTCGACATCGCTTCGATCGCCGAGGATTTTGACGGGCTCGAGATCAATATCGACATGCCCGAAGGCGCGCCGAACGTGCCCGCGCGCGAGGATGTCCGCATCACCGACACCGCGCCGATCGTGAAGAGCAGCGACGGCGCGGCCTCCGGATCGCTCGTCAACCGGCGCTGGAGCTGGCCGGGGCAAGGCGGCAAGCCGGTCTATAATGTGCGATCGGAGCGCCGCGATCTCGGCATGCAGCGATGCCTCGTCCTCTGCGACGGCTTCTACGAGTTCACCGACCCCACCGACCCGGCGCAGAAGCGTTTGGACAAATGGCTGTTCACGATGAAGGATCATCGCTGGTTCTGCATGGCGGGCGTATGGCGCGACAGCCATGTTGGCGAAGCCTTCAGCCTCCTGACCATGGATGCCGGTCCCGACGTCGCGCCCTACCACCATCGCCAGATCGTCCCGCTCGCGCGCGATCAATGGGCGGCCTGGCTCGATCCGCGCGTCCCGGCCGACGAGATATTGAAATGGCTCCCCGAGGGGAGCCTCGATGTATCGCAAGTCTATGGCAAGCCGCCCGCGCAAGGCGCCCTCGCCCTATGA
- a CDS encoding DUF6504 family protein — MIRVASLFLPQLAIERLRRAGRQDTPPEPARAAPRFPEPVDDNPGACSVPRGGGWRPGARWAQAASAPASADQSALDALPAHQRPTLRELGRRSEAAAPVFRALRGDDGSPPGAAAPLPLLWGARPTIIVARSGQRDVVTAACPAALDLGLAPGMAAAHARALVSDLEILDADPEADRAWLDRLALHAARYWTPAAAVSGGDGLWLDLSGTTQLFGGEERFAARLLGFLKRLGFTARVAIAGTPGSAYALARYGGHASSVLPEGREGKALAPLPLAALRLKPEALAAAARFGIERIADLYPMPRGPLARRLGRAAVERLDQARGFVPEPIVPVVPFEMPEARRALLEPIGTAEAIEQVISDLLADLVPALRERGLGIRSLVLRCDRLDMGEQVIAVGTARATRDASHLLRLFKLRIDRIEPGFGIEAMTLAAPQVETLGAEAIGGAAFDGTPRPPDLAPLVDALGGRAGEAALFRLRSIESDVPERAIGRAGPLAKPEGWPSWARPIRMLALPEALRGVVALLPDHPPRRFAWRGRTYAVVAGDGPERIHGEWWRRPGEMWAVRDYFRVEATSGERFWLFRRGDAITENTGDLSWYMHGVFG; from the coding sequence ATGATCAGGGTCGCCTCGCTCTTCCTGCCGCAGCTCGCGATCGAGCGATTGCGGCGGGCGGGGCGGCAAGACACGCCGCCTGAACCGGCGCGGGCGGCGCCGCGCTTCCCCGAACCGGTCGACGACAATCCGGGTGCCTGTTCGGTGCCCCGTGGCGGCGGCTGGCGGCCCGGCGCGCGTTGGGCCCAGGCAGCGTCGGCGCCTGCGAGCGCCGATCAGTCGGCGCTCGACGCCTTGCCTGCGCACCAGCGGCCGACGTTGCGCGAGCTGGGTCGACGGAGCGAAGCGGCGGCACCGGTCTTCCGGGCGCTCCGCGGCGATGACGGGTCGCCTCCCGGCGCAGCCGCTCCTTTGCCGCTACTCTGGGGTGCCCGTCCGACGATCATTGTCGCGCGCTCCGGCCAGCGCGACGTCGTGACCGCGGCCTGCCCGGCGGCGCTCGACCTTGGGCTGGCGCCCGGCATGGCCGCGGCGCATGCCCGGGCGCTGGTATCCGACCTCGAAATACTCGACGCCGATCCCGAGGCCGACCGCGCCTGGCTCGATCGGCTGGCGCTCCATGCAGCCCGCTATTGGACTCCGGCGGCAGCCGTGTCGGGAGGCGACGGTCTCTGGCTCGATCTATCCGGGACGACGCAGCTTTTCGGCGGCGAAGAGCGCTTTGCGGCGCGGCTGCTCGGCTTTCTGAAGCGCCTCGGCTTCACCGCGCGTGTCGCGATCGCCGGGACACCCGGCTCCGCTTACGCGCTCGCGCGCTATGGCGGGCACGCATCGTCGGTCTTGCCGGAAGGGAGGGAGGGAAAGGCGCTCGCACCTCTGCCGCTGGCGGCGCTCCGGCTCAAGCCGGAAGCACTCGCCGCCGCTGCCCGGTTCGGGATCGAGCGGATCGCCGATCTCTACCCGATGCCGCGCGGGCCGCTGGCCCGGCGGCTCGGCCGCGCTGCGGTCGAGCGGCTCGATCAGGCGCGCGGGTTCGTGCCCGAACCGATCGTGCCGGTCGTCCCCTTCGAAATGCCCGAGGCGCGGCGGGCGCTGCTCGAGCCGATCGGCACGGCGGAGGCGATCGAACAGGTCATTTCCGACCTGCTCGCCGATCTCGTGCCCGCGCTGCGCGAGCGCGGGCTCGGCATACGGAGCCTGGTCCTGCGCTGCGACCGGCTCGATATGGGCGAGCAGGTCATTGCGGTCGGGACGGCGCGGGCGACGCGTGACGCGAGCCATCTGCTCCGCCTGTTCAAGCTCCGCATCGATCGCATCGAACCGGGGTTCGGGATCGAAGCGATGACGCTCGCGGCGCCGCAGGTCGAGACGCTGGGCGCCGAGGCGATCGGGGGCGCGGCGTTCGATGGCACCCCGCGCCCGCCCGACTTGGCTCCGCTCGTCGACGCGCTCGGCGGACGCGCGGGCGAGGCGGCCTTGTTCCGGTTGCGCTCGATCGAGAGCGATGTTCCCGAGCGCGCGATCGGACGCGCCGGTCCCTTGGCCAAGCCTGAAGGCTGGCCGTCGTGGGCGCGTCCGATCCGTATGCTCGCGCTGCCCGAGGCCTTGCGGGGCGTCGTGGCGTTGCTGCCCGATCATCCGCCGCGCCGCTTCGCGTGGCGCGGACGGACCTATGCCGTGGTCGCGGGCGACGGACCCGAGCGCATCCATGGCGAATGGTGGCGCCGCCCCGGCGAGATGTGGGCCGTGCGCGATTATTTCCGGGTCGAAGCGACAAGCGGCGAGCGTTTCTGGCTGTTTCGCCGCGGCGACGCGATCACCGAGAATACCGGCGACCTCAGCTGGTACATGCACGGCGTCTTCGGATGA
- a CDS encoding SOS response-associated peptidase family protein: protein MTKVEMVKAIWGSDPRFSDGINFRFVRSEGRAFPNRRCLIPASEFRMGTGDHRYRVTLDSGNFFYLAAIWDPPLADWPLSYRILTIPAGADVIPYQQRHGVIIHRRDVMHWLDGTLPNEVLFEEPPRHTFFVDPLRAQAELSL from the coding sequence ATGACCAAGGTCGAAATGGTCAAAGCGATATGGGGAAGCGATCCGCGGTTCAGCGACGGAATCAACTTTCGTTTCGTGCGATCGGAAGGCCGCGCATTCCCGAACCGGCGCTGCCTGATCCCGGCTTCCGAGTTTCGGATGGGCACGGGCGATCATCGCTACCGGGTGACGCTCGACAGCGGCAATTTCTTCTACCTCGCCGCGATCTGGGATCCGCCGCTCGCCGACTGGCCGCTGTCCTACCGGATCCTGACGATCCCCGCGGGCGCCGATGTCATCCCCTATCAGCAGCGTCATGGCGTCATCATTCATCGCCGCGATGTGATGCACTGGCTCGACGGCACGCTGCCGAACGAGGTCCTGTTCGAGGAACCCCCGCGCCACACCTTCTTCGTCGATCCGCTTCGCGCGCAGGCCGAGCTTTCGCTATGA
- a CDS encoding PRC-barrel domain-containing protein, protein MTADIATDETQRLIASNKVEGTAVYNREGEKLGSIYNFMVDKESGKVEYAVLQFGGFLGLGSDYYPLPWDVLTYDVSVGGYAVGLDKAVLEKAPRYAASEEPAFDRDYGRQVYGYYGMNYPF, encoded by the coding sequence ATGACAGCCGATATCGCCACCGACGAAACCCAACGCCTGATCGCCTCGAACAAGGTCGAGGGCACCGCGGTCTACAACCGCGAGGGCGAGAAGCTCGGCTCGATCTACAATTTCATGGTCGACAAGGAATCGGGGAAGGTCGAATATGCCGTGCTGCAGTTCGGCGGCTTTCTCGGCCTCGGCAGCGACTATTATCCGCTCCCGTGGGATGTCCTGACCTATGATGTGAGCGTGGGCGGCTATGCCGTCGGTCTCGACAAGGCCGTGCTCGAGAAGGCGCCGCGCTATGCCGCGAGCGAAGAGCCGGCCTTCGACCGCGACTATGGCCGTCAGGTCTATGGCTATTACGGGATGAACTATCCCTTCTGA
- a CDS encoding retropepsin-like aspartic protease family protein: MGRDGHFWAKAMINGTERRMLVDSGATVTALSPATAAAAGVKADATLVPLLMQTANGTVRADAGTVDNLAIGGIEAMKLKVVISPGMGTTDVLGMNFLSALQAWRVEGRTLILTPKKNIAGA; the protein is encoded by the coding sequence ATGGGACGCGACGGCCATTTCTGGGCGAAGGCCATGATCAATGGAACCGAGCGCCGCATGCTCGTCGATAGCGGCGCGACCGTGACGGCCTTGTCGCCGGCAACGGCGGCGGCGGCCGGCGTGAAGGCGGACGCAACGCTCGTGCCGCTGCTGATGCAGACGGCGAACGGCACGGTTCGCGCCGATGCGGGGACGGTGGACAATCTTGCGATCGGGGGAATCGAAGCCATGAAGCTGAAAGTGGTCATCTCACCCGGGATGGGAACCACCGACGTGCTCGGCATGAACTTCCTGTCCGCCCTTCAGGCCTGGCGTGTCGAAGGACGGACGCTCATCCTTACCCCCAAAAAGAACATAGCCGGTGCCTGA
- a CDS encoding cytochrome b: MREHHSRYSTVSIVLHWPIAILIIANATFGGWMEDASDSEKLGYYQLHKSVGITILALSLVRLGWRFGHPWPAFPGSMPAWERLLARTTHVLFYVLMIGAPLLGWAAASAGGAPEVPLYGAVPAPNLPLPLNDNLADELGDLHKLMVKAIYVVLALHVLGALKHHFFDKDEVLHRMLPLFRNPRG, translated from the coding sequence ATGCGCGAACATCATAGCCGCTATTCGACTGTCTCGATCGTCCTCCACTGGCCGATCGCCATTCTCATCATCGCCAATGCCACCTTCGGCGGCTGGATGGAGGACGCCTCGGACAGCGAGAAGCTCGGCTATTATCAGCTCCACAAATCGGTCGGCATCACGATCCTCGCGCTCAGCCTCGTCCGTCTCGGCTGGCGGTTCGGCCATCCGTGGCCGGCGTTTCCGGGCAGCATGCCTGCATGGGAGCGCCTGCTCGCGCGCACAACCCATGTCCTCTTCTATGTGCTGATGATCGGCGCGCCGCTCCTCGGCTGGGCCGCGGCGTCGGCCGGCGGCGCGCCCGAAGTGCCGCTTTACGGCGCCGTGCCCGCGCCCAACCTTCCCCTGCCGCTGAACGACAATCTCGCCGACGAGCTGGGGGACCTGCACAAACTCATGGTGAAAGCCATCTATGTCGTGCTCGCACTCCATGTGCTTGGCGCACTGAAGCATCATTTCTTCGACAAGGACGAAGTGCTGCACCGGATGCTGCCGCTGTTCCGAAATCCGCGGGGCTAG